A window of Formosa sp. Hel1_31_208 contains these coding sequences:
- a CDS encoding cytidylyltransferase domain-containing protein: protein MIPLIIIPARGGSKGVPGKNIKPLNATPLIHYTIEAAQEVFDNQYIFLSTDSSEIKSVAEETGLRVPVLRPDYLATDTANSRDVILHAMEQFVRHQGKEPEVIILLQPTSPFRTGTQIKEALALYNESLDMVVSVKETNANPYYVLFEEDEQHFLKKSKASKALRRQDVPKVWELNGAIYVINPKSIKDTSIGDFEKVIKYEMDAYTSIDIDTPLDWQLAELIASNQ, encoded by the coding sequence TTGATTCCATTAATTATCATACCAGCAAGAGGAGGGTCTAAGGGTGTTCCCGGAAAGAATATCAAGCCCCTTAATGCAACGCCTTTAATACATTATACGATTGAGGCTGCTCAGGAGGTTTTTGATAATCAGTATATTTTCCTAAGTACTGATTCATCAGAAATTAAATCTGTAGCAGAAGAGACAGGGTTGCGGGTTCCTGTTCTTAGACCAGATTATTTGGCAACCGATACAGCGAATTCGAGAGATGTTATTCTGCATGCCATGGAGCAATTCGTTAGGCATCAAGGAAAAGAGCCAGAGGTTATTATTTTATTGCAACCTACATCACCTTTTCGCACTGGGACTCAGATTAAAGAGGCCTTGGCCTTATACAACGAGTCTTTAGACATGGTGGTTTCAGTAAAAGAAACCAATGCAAATCCGTATTATGTGCTCTTTGAAGAAGATGAACAACATTTTTTAAAAAAATCAAAAGCGAGCAAAGCATTAAGACGTCAAGATGTGCCTAAAGTCTGGGAATTGAATGGCGCTATTTATGTCATCAATCCGAAGTCGATAAAAGACACATCCATAGGCGATTTTGAGAAAGTGATCAAGTATGAAATGGATGCATATACATCCATTGATATCGACACACCATTAGATTGGCAATTAGCGGAGCTCATTGCGAGTAATCAGTAA
- the rpe gene encoding ribulose-phosphate 3-epimerase, producing MSSVLIAPSMLAADFGNLQRDVEMVNNSDADWFHIDVMDGHFVPNISYGMPVIQAIKKHATKPLDVHLMIEKPERYIEEFAKVGADIITVHHESTVHLHRTLRQIKDAGCKAGVVLNLTTPVSVLEDILPECYMVLLMSINPGFGGQKFEEMTYNKVKKLRKMANDQGLNTRIEIDGGVTNKNAKALVEAGADVLVAGSYIFKSDNQTETITHLKSITNS from the coding sequence ATGTCTTCTGTATTAATTGCACCTTCAATGCTTGCTGCCGATTTTGGCAATCTCCAACGTGATGTAGAAATGGTAAACAATAGTGATGCCGATTGGTTTCATATTGATGTCATGGATGGTCATTTCGTGCCTAATATTTCTTATGGAATGCCAGTCATTCAAGCCATAAAAAAACATGCGACCAAACCTCTTGATGTGCATTTAATGATTGAAAAACCGGAGCGTTATATTGAAGAATTCGCCAAAGTAGGTGCCGATATCATTACCGTTCATCACGAATCTACAGTACATTTACACAGAACCTTACGGCAAATTAAAGATGCGGGTTGTAAAGCCGGTGTAGTTCTTAACTTAACTACTCCAGTATCGGTTCTTGAAGATATTCTACCAGAATGCTATATGGTTTTATTAATGTCTATTAATCCGGGATTTGGCGGTCAGAAATTTGAAGAGATGACTTACAACAAAGTCAAAAAACTTCGTAAAATGGCAAATGATCAAGGCTTAAACACACGAATCGAAATTGACGGTGGCGTTACAAATAAAAACGCTAAAGCTTTAGTGGAAGCCGGAGCCGACGTTCTTGTGGCAGGAAGTTACATCTTCAAAAGTGACAACCAAACAGAAACGATAACGCATTTAAAATCAATAACGAATAGTTAG
- a CDS encoding RNA polymerase sigma factor RpoD/SigA, whose protein sequence is MRQLKITKQVTNRETASLDKYLQEIGKVDLITADEEVELAQRIKAGDQLALEKLTKANLRFVVSVAKQYQNQGLTLPDLINEGNLGLIKAAQRFDETRGFKFISYAVWWIRQSILQALAEQSRIVRLPLNKIGSINKINKTFAFLEQSHERPPSAEEIAKELDMTINDVKESMKNSGRHVSMDAPLVEGEDSNLYDVLRSGESPNPDKDLLHESLRTEIERALETLTPREADVIRLYFGLGNQHPMTLEEIGETFDLTRERVRQIKEKAIRRLKHTSRSKILKTYLG, encoded by the coding sequence ATGAGACAACTAAAAATTACGAAGCAGGTTACCAATAGAGAAACTGCATCGTTAGATAAATATTTACAAGAAATTGGAAAGGTTGACTTGATTACAGCCGACGAAGAGGTTGAATTAGCTCAGCGCATCAAAGCTGGTGACCAACTAGCTTTGGAAAAACTAACGAAAGCAAATTTACGTTTCGTCGTTTCTGTTGCTAAACAATATCAAAACCAAGGCTTAACATTACCAGATTTAATTAATGAAGGTAATTTAGGTTTAATTAAAGCTGCACAACGTTTTGATGAGACACGTGGATTTAAATTCATATCTTACGCCGTGTGGTGGATTCGTCAATCGATTCTTCAAGCATTAGCTGAACAGTCTCGTATTGTGCGTTTACCATTGAATAAGATTGGTTCTATTAATAAAATTAATAAGACCTTTGCCTTTTTAGAGCAAAGTCATGAGCGTCCGCCTAGTGCAGAAGAAATTGCAAAAGAGCTAGACATGACTATTAACGACGTTAAAGAGTCAATGAAAAACTCAGGACGTCACGTATCAATGGATGCGCCTTTAGTAGAGGGTGAAGATTCAAACTTATACGATGTATTGCGTAGTGGTGAATCTCCAAATCCAGATAAAGATTTATTACATGAATCTTTGCGTACGGAAATAGAACGTGCTTTAGAAACATTGACACCGCGTGAAGCTGATGTGATTCGATTATATTTTGGTCTTGGAAATCAACACCCAATGACTTTAGAAGAAATTGGAGAAACATTTGATTTAACGCGTGAACGTGTAAGACAAATTAAAGAAAAAGCGATTCGTAGATTAAAACATACGTCTCGTAGTAAAATATTGAAAACCTATTTAGGATAG
- a CDS encoding polyribonucleotide nucleotidyltransferase codes for MIPKVFREVIDLGDGREISIETGKLAKQAHGSVVVQSGKCMLLCTVVSNYEQKDLNFLPLTVDYREKFAAAGRYPGGFFKREARPSDGEVLTMRLVDRVLRPLFPKDYHSETQVMIQLMSHDDDVMPDAMAGLAASAAIQLSDFPFECPISEARVGRVNGEFVINPTRAQLAESDLDMMIGASADSVMMVEGEMDEISEEEMADAIKFAHEAIKVQCAAQVRLAEAFGKKEIREYEGEREDEDLEKKVHDMAYDKVYAIAKAGSAKHERSAAFQQIKEDIKATFSEEELEDYGGLVSDYYRKAEKAAIRDLTLNEGLRLDGRKTDEIRPIWCEVDYLPSTHGSSIFTRGETQALATVTLGTSRDANQIDMPSQEGEERFYLHYNFPPFCTGEARPIRGTSRREVGHGNLAQRALKGMIPEDCPYTVRIVSEVLESNGSSSMATVCSGTMALMDAGVQMTKPVSGIAMGLISDAESGKYAVLSDILGDEDHLGDMDFKVTGTADGITACQMDIKVKGLSYEILVNALKQARDGRLHILEKLTDTIATPNADVKEHAPTMVTRRVPNEFIGALIGPGGKVIQEMQKETETTIVINEDPVTEEGIVEILGVGKKGIEAVMAKIDAILFKPTVGSVYEVKVIKMLDFGAVVEYMDAPGNEVLLHVSELAWERTENVSDVVNMGDVFDVKYFGQDPRTRKEKVSRKALLPKPEGYVARPPRDDKRSGGRDNRGRDNRGRDNRRDDRKPREDKQN; via the coding sequence ATGATTCCAAAAGTTTTTAGAGAGGTCATTGACCTAGGGGACGGTAGAGAAATTTCTATCGAAACTGGAAAATTAGCAAAACAAGCGCATGGTAGCGTTGTTGTTCAATCTGGAAAATGTATGTTATTATGTACAGTTGTTTCCAACTACGAACAAAAAGACCTTAATTTTCTGCCGTTAACGGTAGATTACAGAGAAAAATTTGCTGCGGCAGGTCGTTACCCTGGAGGTTTCTTCAAAAGAGAAGCAAGACCAAGTGATGGCGAAGTATTAACAATGCGATTAGTGGATCGTGTATTACGTCCATTATTCCCAAAAGATTATCACTCTGAAACTCAGGTGATGATTCAATTAATGTCTCATGATGACGACGTTATGCCAGATGCAATGGCAGGTTTAGCAGCTTCGGCAGCTATTCAATTATCAGATTTCCCTTTTGAATGTCCGATCTCTGAAGCAAGAGTTGGTCGTGTTAACGGTGAATTTGTAATTAATCCAACCCGTGCGCAATTAGCCGAATCTGATTTAGATATGATGATTGGTGCTTCTGCCGATTCAGTAATGATGGTAGAAGGTGAAATGGATGAGATTTCAGAAGAAGAAATGGCAGATGCCATTAAGTTTGCACACGAAGCTATTAAAGTTCAATGTGCTGCTCAAGTGAGATTAGCTGAAGCTTTCGGAAAGAAAGAGATTCGTGAGTATGAAGGTGAAAGAGAAGATGAAGATTTAGAGAAGAAGGTTCATGACATGGCTTACGATAAAGTGTATGCTATTGCAAAAGCCGGATCTGCTAAACATGAAAGAAGTGCTGCATTTCAACAAATAAAAGAAGATATTAAAGCAACGTTTTCTGAAGAAGAATTAGAAGATTATGGCGGTTTAGTTTCTGATTATTATCGCAAAGCTGAAAAAGCTGCGATTAGAGATTTAACCTTAAACGAAGGTTTACGTTTAGATGGTCGTAAGACTGATGAGATTAGACCTATTTGGTGTGAGGTAGATTACTTACCATCAACACATGGTTCTTCAATCTTTACACGTGGAGAAACTCAAGCCTTAGCTACAGTAACTTTAGGAACATCGAGAGATGCTAATCAAATAGACATGCCTTCTCAAGAAGGTGAAGAACGTTTCTATCTTCATTATAACTTCCCTCCTTTTTGTACTGGAGAAGCAAGACCAATTCGTGGAACATCTCGTAGAGAAGTAGGACATGGTAATTTAGCACAACGTGCTTTAAAAGGAATGATTCCGGAAGATTGTCCTTACACCGTGCGTATTGTATCTGAAGTATTAGAATCTAACGGTTCTTCTTCTATGGCAACAGTTTGTTCTGGTACTATGGCACTTATGGATGCTGGTGTACAAATGACAAAACCAGTTTCTGGTATTGCAATGGGATTAATCTCTGATGCAGAGTCTGGAAAGTATGCTGTATTATCTGATATTTTAGGTGATGAAGATCATTTAGGAGATATGGATTTTAAAGTTACGGGTACTGCAGATGGTATTACAGCATGTCAAATGGATATTAAAGTAAAAGGATTGTCATATGAGATTTTAGTGAATGCATTAAAACAAGCTCGTGATGGTCGTTTACATATCTTAGAGAAATTAACGGATACAATTGCAACACCAAATGCAGATGTTAAAGAGCATGCGCCTACAATGGTAACAAGACGTGTTCCTAATGAATTTATTGGAGCCTTAATTGGACCTGGTGGAAAAGTAATTCAGGAAATGCAAAAAGAAACTGAGACTACTATCGTTATTAATGAAGATCCAGTGACTGAAGAAGGTATTGTTGAAATTTTAGGTGTTGGTAAAAAAGGCATCGAGGCTGTAATGGCAAAAATAGATGCCATCTTATTTAAGCCTACAGTTGGAAGCGTTTACGAAGTAAAAGTGATTAAAATGCTTGATTTTGGTGCTGTAGTAGAATATATGGATGCCCCTGGAAACGAAGTCTTATTACACGTCAGTGAATTAGCTTGGGAACGTACTGAGAATGTATCTGATGTTGTAAACATGGGAGACGTTTTTGACGTGAAGTATTTTGGACAAGATCCAAGAACACGTAAAGAGAAAGTATCTCGTAAAGCCCTTTTACCAAAACCAGAAGGTTACGTAGCAAGACCACCAAGAGATGATAAACGTTCTGGTGGACGTGATAACAGAGGTAGAGATAATCGTGGACGTGATAATCGTCGTGATGATCGCAAGCCGAGAGAAGATAAACAAAACTAA
- the rpsO gene encoding 30S ribosomal protein S15: MYLDQKEKEAIFKKHGKDQKDTGSAEGQIALFTYRINHLTEHLKKNRKDFNTERSLVKLVGKRRSLLDYLTKKDIMRYRAIVKELELRK, from the coding sequence ATGTATTTAGATCAAAAAGAAAAAGAAGCCATTTTTAAAAAACATGGCAAAGACCAAAAGGACACAGGTTCTGCTGAAGGGCAAATTGCTTTGTTTACTTACAGAATTAACCACCTAACTGAACATTTAAAGAAAAATCGTAAAGATTTTAACACAGAACGTTCGTTGGTGAAATTAGTAGGAAAACGTCGGTCTTTACTAGATTACTTAACTAAGAAGGATATCATGAGATATCGTGCGATAGTAAAGGAATTAGAATTAAGAAAATAA
- the accD gene encoding acetyl-CoA carboxylase, carboxyltransferase subunit beta, protein MSWFKRKDKGIQTSTEEKKDTPKGLWYKSPTGKIVDTKELEQNFYVSPEDGYHVRIGSKEYFEILFDDNKFKELDPGLTSKDPLKFEDTKKYPDRLKAATEKTNLKDAVRTAVGKSKGKNIVIACMDFTFIGGSMGSVVGEKIARAADYALQKKTPFMIISKSGGARMMEAALSLMQLAKTSVKLAQLADAGIPYISLCTDPTTGGTTASFAMLGDINISEPGALIGFAGPRVVKDTTGQELPEGFQTSEFLLEHGFLDFITHRKELKNKVNLYIDLITNQPLRA, encoded by the coding sequence ATGTCTTGGTTTAAAAGAAAAGATAAAGGAATACAGACTTCTACCGAAGAGAAAAAAGACACGCCTAAAGGGTTGTGGTATAAATCTCCTACCGGTAAAATTGTAGACACAAAAGAACTAGAACAAAATTTTTATGTAAGTCCAGAAGACGGCTATCATGTAAGAATTGGAAGTAAAGAGTATTTTGAAATTTTATTCGATGATAATAAATTTAAAGAATTAGATCCAGGATTAACGTCAAAGGATCCATTAAAATTTGAAGACACTAAGAAATATCCAGACCGTTTAAAAGCAGCAACTGAAAAAACCAATCTTAAAGATGCGGTTAGAACAGCTGTCGGGAAATCTAAAGGTAAAAATATTGTGATTGCTTGTATGGATTTCACTTTTATTGGAGGTTCTATGGGAAGTGTTGTGGGTGAAAAAATTGCGCGTGCTGCAGATTATGCTTTACAAAAGAAAACACCGTTTATGATTATTTCTAAATCTGGTGGTGCAAGAATGATGGAAGCTGCATTATCATTGATGCAACTCGCAAAAACATCGGTGAAATTGGCACAACTTGCAGATGCAGGTATTCCTTATATTTCACTATGTACCGATCCTACTACTGGTGGAACAACAGCGTCATTTGCAATGTTAGGCGATATTAATATTAGTGAACCTGGTGCTTTAATTGGTTTCGCAGGTCCTCGTGTTGTAAAAGACACTACAGGTCAAGAATTACCAGAAGGTTTTCAAACCTCTGAATTTTTATTAGAACATGGGTTCCTAGATTTTATTACCCATCGAAAAGAATTAAAAAACAAAGTGAATTTGTATATCGATTTGATTACAAATCAACCGTTAAGAGCATAA
- the fbaA gene encoding class II fructose-bisphosphate aldolase, with the protein MGHNIKAGVATGHEVQAIFKLAKEKGFALPAVNVIGSNTINGVLETAKLLNAPVIIQFSNGGAQFNAGKGLSNENQKAAIAGSVAGAKHVHLMAEAYGVPVILHTDHCAKKLLPWIDGLLDASEQHFKETGKPLYSSHMIDLSEEPIEENIDICKTYLERMSKMGMTLEIELGITGGEEDGVDNTDVDDSKLYTQPEEVAYAYEELSKVSDQFTIAAAFGNVHGVYKPGNVKLTPKILKNSQEYLSKKHNLPHNHIDFVFHGGSGSTVEEIREAIGYGVIKMNIDTDMQYAFMSGIRDYMREKEAYLKQQIGNPDGDDVPNKKYYDPRVWLRKGEDAFVERLKKAFEDLNNVNTL; encoded by the coding sequence ATGGGTCATAATATAAAAGCAGGAGTTGCTACAGGTCACGAAGTACAAGCTATTTTTAAACTAGCAAAAGAAAAAGGATTTGCTTTACCAGCTGTAAATGTCATCGGATCAAATACGATTAACGGTGTTTTAGAAACAGCGAAGCTATTAAATGCTCCAGTCATTATTCAATTTTCAAATGGAGGTGCGCAATTCAATGCTGGAAAAGGATTAAGCAATGAGAATCAAAAAGCTGCTATTGCAGGTTCTGTAGCTGGTGCAAAACACGTGCATTTAATGGCCGAAGCTTATGGCGTACCTGTGATATTACACACCGATCACTGTGCTAAAAAACTATTGCCTTGGATTGATGGTTTATTGGATGCCAGTGAACAACATTTCAAAGAAACAGGCAAACCGCTATACAGTTCTCATATGATAGATCTTTCCGAAGAACCTATTGAAGAAAATATTGACATTTGTAAAACCTACCTTGAGCGCATGAGCAAGATGGGAATGACCCTTGAAATTGAATTAGGAATTACTGGTGGTGAGGAAGATGGTGTAGACAATACAGACGTTGATGATTCTAAATTATACACGCAACCTGAGGAAGTTGCTTATGCCTATGAAGAATTAAGCAAAGTAAGTGATCAATTTACCATTGCAGCAGCCTTCGGAAATGTGCATGGTGTATATAAGCCAGGAAATGTAAAATTAACTCCGAAAATTCTAAAAAACTCTCAAGAGTACTTATCAAAAAAACATAATTTACCACACAACCATATTGATTTTGTATTTCATGGTGGTTCTGGATCAACAGTGGAGGAGATAAGAGAAGCCATTGGATATGGTGTGATCAAAATGAATATTGACACCGATATGCAATACGCCTTTATGAGTGGAATCCGTGATTATATGAGAGAAAAGGAAGCGTATTTAAAGCAACAAATTGGAAATCCAGATGGTGATGATGTCCCAAATAAAAAGTATTATGACCCACGTGTTTGGCTTAGAAAAGGAGAAGATGCATTTGTAGAACGTTTAAAAAAGGCCTTTGAAGACCTGAATAATGTAAATACTTTATAA
- a CDS encoding BamA/TamA family outer membrane protein, whose product MKRVKKDEHLLTGNTVLVNDKKNNSETVTNLIYQKPNGTLLGLPLRLHIYNLARPNIDSILNERYRNPEDPNTGAKKLLSIKQYEAWIRSKKNFNSWLKKTGEAPTIYNKERAEKTANAIKKYYFSKGWFNVVTSFETEKDSNQRARVTYKVNTGKPYILDSIKASIKTPVMDSFYRDKLKNGALIKKGQQYDEANFSAERDRLTEQLRNSGFYHFGQDYITFDLDTIGTNKKINTELFIADRAVRSEDSITRVPFKIYKIKDVNIFTDFKNENRNEAIKDSVQYKDYNLYSYDKLKYRPKAITDAVFIRRGDVFKEIDRIRTYRYLSELQAFRSRIEYIENENDTTLTANLYLVPRKKFELTSSFEVSQSNIQTVGFAGSVGLVIRNIFRGAETLEISGLGAIGSSRDASNSKDQFFDINELGGNLRLKIPRFFLPFNTEKIIPKYMSPSTRISLSAASQRNIGLDKQAFTGTVNYNWYPSKKVTNNLDLFNVQFVKNLNTANYFGVYQNSYSRLNQIAQDIGYIADDTNLTIPNGANTFINDVIAGNTPLTSNDEEFVTVNNINQRKERLTEDNLIFSSSFNYVKNRRENLFDNDFSILRLRLELAGNLLSNLSRAFRLPRNDDGRYEVFDVPFSQYVKTEFDYVKHWDLGRKNELAVRSYFGIAIPYGNSNSIPFAESFFAGGPNDIRAWTAYNLGPGSSLSTNEFNEANFKITLSAEQRFNLLGRFNGALFIDAGNIWNVFDNVEDDRATFTGFDSLKDIAVGSGFGIRYDFSFFVLRGDIGFKTYDPSRELGNRWFKDYNFSNAVYNIGVNYPF is encoded by the coding sequence ATGAAGCGCGTCAAAAAGGACGAACATTTATTAACTGGCAATACAGTTTTAGTGAATGACAAGAAAAACAATTCGGAAACCGTAACGAATCTTATCTATCAAAAACCTAATGGAACTTTATTAGGACTTCCTTTACGCTTACACATCTACAATTTAGCCAGACCTAATATAGATTCTATTTTAAATGAGCGCTATCGAAATCCGGAAGATCCAAATACAGGTGCAAAAAAACTGTTATCTATTAAACAATATGAAGCCTGGATAAGGTCTAAGAAAAACTTTAATAGTTGGCTTAAAAAAACCGGTGAAGCCCCAACCATATACAATAAAGAACGTGCAGAAAAAACAGCCAATGCGATTAAAAAGTATTATTTCAGTAAAGGTTGGTTTAATGTCGTAACCTCTTTTGAAACCGAAAAAGACAGTAATCAAAGGGCTCGCGTAACCTACAAAGTAAACACAGGCAAACCTTATATCTTAGATAGTATAAAAGCCTCTATCAAGACACCTGTGATGGACTCTTTTTATCGCGACAAACTAAAAAATGGTGCATTAATAAAAAAAGGTCAACAATACGATGAAGCCAATTTTTCGGCAGAACGCGATCGATTAACAGAACAGCTTCGTAATTCGGGATTTTATCATTTTGGACAAGACTATATTACGTTTGATTTGGATACTATTGGCACGAATAAAAAAATAAATACAGAATTATTCATTGCAGATCGGGCAGTTCGATCTGAAGATTCTATAACTCGAGTCCCTTTTAAAATCTACAAGATTAAAGATGTTAACATTTTTACCGATTTTAAAAATGAAAACCGCAATGAAGCTATTAAAGACTCGGTTCAATATAAGGATTACAACCTATACAGTTATGACAAGTTAAAGTACAGACCCAAAGCCATAACAGATGCTGTATTTATTCGTAGAGGAGATGTCTTTAAAGAAATTGATAGAATACGAACCTATCGTTATTTAAGCGAATTACAAGCCTTTAGATCAAGAATTGAATACATAGAAAACGAGAATGACACTACGTTAACAGCAAATTTGTACTTAGTGCCACGAAAGAAATTTGAACTTACTAGTAGTTTTGAAGTCTCGCAAAGTAATATCCAAACCGTTGGGTTTGCGGGTAGTGTTGGTTTAGTAATTAGAAATATATTTAGAGGTGCCGAAACTCTAGAAATCTCTGGTTTAGGCGCTATAGGCTCCTCTCGAGATGCCTCAAACTCTAAAGACCAATTTTTTGACATTAATGAGCTTGGTGGAAATTTAAGGTTAAAAATTCCTCGGTTTTTCTTGCCTTTTAATACTGAAAAAATTATTCCAAAGTACATGTCGCCTAGCACAAGAATTAGCTTGAGTGCTGCCAGTCAGCGTAATATTGGATTAGACAAACAAGCCTTTACTGGGACTGTAAACTACAACTGGTACCCTTCTAAAAAGGTTACCAATAATTTAGACCTTTTTAATGTTCAATTCGTTAAAAACTTAAATACGGCAAATTATTTTGGAGTCTATCAAAATTCATACAGTAGACTGAATCAAATTGCTCAAGATATAGGCTATATAGCGGATGATACTAATCTCACCATTCCCAATGGAGCCAACACCTTTATAAATGATGTTATAGCTGGGAACACCCCATTGACCTCCAATGATGAAGAATTTGTCACTGTAAATAATATCAATCAACGTAAAGAGCGACTTACAGAAGACAACCTTATTTTTTCATCAAGTTTTAATTATGTTAAAAATAGACGAGAAAATCTTTTTGATAATGATTTTTCAATTCTGCGATTGCGATTAGAATTGGCTGGTAATTTATTATCAAATTTATCAAGAGCCTTCAGATTACCCCGAAATGATGATGGCCGATATGAAGTGTTTGATGTTCCGTTTTCGCAGTATGTGAAGACAGAATTCGACTATGTTAAGCACTGGGATTTAGGCAGAAAGAACGAACTAGCTGTTCGTAGTTATTTTGGTATTGCTATTCCTTACGGCAATTCAAATAGCATCCCGTTTGCAGAAAGTTTCTTCGCTGGAGGGCCAAACGATATTAGAGCATGGACTGCATATAACTTAGGCCCAGGAAGCTCACTATCTACCAATGAATTCAATGAAGCTAATTTCAAAATTACCTTAAGTGCAGAACAGCGCTTTAATTTACTTGGACGCTTTAATGGAGCCCTTTTTATTGATGCTGGAAACATCTGGAATGTATTTGATAACGTTGAAGATGATAGAGCCACCTTTACGGGTTTTGATTCGCTAAAGGATATTGCCGTGGGTTCAGGGTTTGGCATCCGTTATGATTTTAGCTTTTTTGTACTTAGAGGTGATATTGGGTTTAAAACCTATGACCCATCAAGAGAGTTAGGTAATCGCTGGTTTAAAGACTACAACTTCAGTAATGCTGTTTATAATATAGGTGTGAATTACCCCTTTTAG
- a CDS encoding RNA methyltransferase, giving the protein MLTKSHVKLITSLKQKKFRQEHQLFVVEGIKGIQEFLNSNFELYQLFSTEAVFNAEIILISEKELQKISFLKSPNTALAIFRIPAVVQKELNGLIVALDDVRDPGNLGTIIRLCDWFGIHNLLCSQSTVDCYNPKVVQATMGSLTRVHIQYVDLEGVLEDYQNEVYGTFMDGETIYSETLPSSCVIIMGNEANGISEPVKRLVTKKISIPRFGNLQATESLNVATATAIILSEFKRNSIEM; this is encoded by the coding sequence ATGTTAACAAAGAGCCACGTTAAATTAATTACGAGTCTAAAACAAAAAAAGTTTAGACAGGAGCATCAATTATTTGTGGTTGAAGGTATAAAAGGGATACAAGAGTTTTTAAATTCTAACTTTGAGTTATACCAATTGTTTTCAACAGAAGCTGTTTTTAACGCTGAAATCATTCTTATTTCTGAAAAGGAACTTCAAAAGATTAGTTTTCTTAAATCACCAAATACAGCACTCGCTATTTTTAGAATACCTGCAGTTGTACAAAAGGAATTGAACGGATTAATCGTAGCACTTGATGATGTGCGCGATCCAGGAAATTTAGGAACGATTATCAGGCTTTGTGATTGGTTTGGAATTCATAATTTACTTTGTAGTCAATCAACTGTAGATTGTTATAATCCTAAGGTTGTGCAAGCTACAATGGGTTCACTAACCAGAGTGCACATTCAATATGTCGATCTTGAAGGGGTTTTAGAAGATTATCAGAATGAGGTCTATGGTACTTTTATGGATGGTGAAACCATTTATTCTGAAACCTTACCAAGCAGCTGTGTTATTATCATGGGTAATGAGGCAAATGGAATCTCTGAACCTGTCAAAAGGTTAGTAACTAAAAAAATTAGTATTCCAAGATTTGGTAATCTTCAAGCTACCGAAAGCCTTAATGTTGCGACTGCAACAGCAATCATATTGAGTGAATTTAAGCGAAATTCTATTGAAATGTAA
- a CDS encoding porin family protein, giving the protein MRRLLIILTLLMASQSVSAQLFSREKIKNNENFDKQLLSWGFYLGLNSYDYQFNYEQNQPDILVETNLGFSVGLISNLRINNHLDLRFEPGLFITQRNLQYDPNYFIGQEFSNADLLREIKSTYVHFPLLLKVSAKRLNNFKPFIIGGFSASINLSSNEENPDDNSAGQFRTKKNVLFYELGFGVDFYNQWFKFTPSIRGVFALNDELVRDVDPSSPWTSNITTMKTRGIFLNFTFQ; this is encoded by the coding sequence ATGAGAAGACTACTTATAATTTTAACTTTACTAATGGCCTCACAGAGTGTTTCAGCTCAATTATTTAGTAGAGAGAAAATCAAAAATAACGAGAATTTTGATAAGCAATTGCTAAGCTGGGGTTTTTACCTTGGACTCAATAGCTATGACTATCAATTTAACTATGAACAAAATCAACCTGATATTTTAGTAGAAACCAACTTAGGGTTTAGTGTGGGTCTTATTTCGAATCTTCGTATAAATAATCATTTGGATTTGCGCTTTGAACCGGGTTTATTTATTACTCAAAGAAATTTACAATACGATCCCAATTATTTTATCGGACAAGAATTTTCTAACGCTGACTTGTTACGAGAGATTAAATCAACCTATGTGCATTTTCCATTATTACTAAAAGTATCTGCCAAACGTTTAAATAATTTTAAGCCTTTTATTATCGGTGGTTTTTCTGCTTCCATCAACTTATCAAGTAATGAAGAAAATCCCGATGACAACTCAGCTGGTCAATTTAGAACTAAGAAAAATGTGTTGTTTTACGAACTAGGTTTTGGTGTTGATTTTTATAACCAATGGTTTAAGTTCACCCCATCTATTAGAGGTGTTTTTGCCCTCAATGATGAATTGGTAAGAGATGTTGATCCTAGTAGTCCATGGACCAGTAACATTACCACCATGAAAACACGTGGAATCTTTTTAAATTTTACATTTCAATAG